In the Ananas comosus cultivar F153 unplaced genomic scaffold, ASM154086v1, whole genome shotgun sequence genome, tcagaaaataaaaaataatagtaaaatttattatcatttaataaattatttaatatcatATGACGACGCTTTTTGAAGCGTCgatattttctatattgtaaAAACGCTTGAAGACGCTTTTCCTAAGCATTGTCTAAAAAATGTCCTTATATTAAATGTTTTTTATAGTGAAAACACATACGTACGGTTGGTTGGTTGCATGTAGCCTAACCTGAAAGTAGACCAAGGGCCGATCGACGACGTCGCTAGAGGTGCTCTCAGGCTCGCAGAGTAGTTGGTCGCTACACGGGATCGGCGGGCTCAGCGCGGGGCCAAAGTCGTCGAGCCGGACGTCGGCGTTGGCCTCCACGAAGACGGCGCCCTCGCCGGTGCACTCGACGATTAGCTTATCGCCTGGGCCGGCACGGAGCCGGCCCGCGAGGGGGTAGTAGTAGACGAGGGCCTCGGCGAGGGCCCGCTTTGTGATGGCGGCCGGGTCGAGATCGGAATGGGCAGGGTTGATGCGGCAGAAGAGGATGCCGGAGCGGTAGAACCGCAGGCCGCGTTGGTCGTCGATGTCGGAGAGCGGCTTGAGCTCGTAAGGCGTCGGCTTTGCCGGCGCCAGGAGCACGGCTTCGCTCCGGCGGGCGGTGAATGTGAGAGAGTTATACGGTGCCAtagaagagagaggaagagagatatatatgtatatctatatctatctagagagagaaagagctagCGTTGAGATGACGTAGTGAATGGAAAAGGCAAATGCATGCAGTGGTATATTTGTAGCAAAACGTAGTTTGGAAAAGTCAAAGAAAAAACAGTTGGGAGACGCGATCAATGAATGTAGATGGTTGGTCAACTAGTTGATTCAACGTGGACAACAATTTCGTGGACATCCGTGCCCAAActatttgtttgggcacggatgcggatgggcgccgcgtgatGTGCGGCGCCCATCACCACCGCCccttcccctttctctctctctttctaaaaaacgGAGGCCCCCGNNNNNNNNNNNNNNNNNNNNNNNNNNNNNNNNNNNNNNNNNNNNNNNNNNNNNNNNNNNNNNNNNNNNNNNNNNNNNNNNNNNNNNNNNNNNNNNNNNNNNNNNNNNNNNNNNNNNNNNNNNNNNNNNNNNNNNNNNNNNNNNNNNNNNNNNNNNNNNNNNNNNNNNNNNNNNNNNNNNNNNNNNNNNNNNNNNNNNNNNNNNNNNNNNNNNNNNNNNNNNNNNNNNNNNNNNNNNNNNNNNNNNNNNNNNNNNNNNNNNNNNNNNNNNNNNNNNNNNNNNNNNNNNNNNNNNNNNNNNNNNNNNNNNNNNNNNNNNNNNNNNNNNNNNNNNNNNNNNNNNNNNNNNNNNNNNNNNNNNNNNNNNNNNNNNNNNNNNNNNNNNNNNNNNNNNNNNNNNNNNNNNNNNNNNNNNNNNNNNNNNNNNNNNNNNNNNNNNNNNNNNNNNNNNNNNNNNNNNNNNNNNNNNNNNNNNNNNNNNNNNNNNNNNNNNNNNNNNNNNNNNNNNNNNNNNNNNNNNNNNNNNNNNNNNNNNNNNNNNNNNNNNNNNNNNNNNNNNNNNNNNNNNNNNNNNNNNNNNNNNNNNNNNNNNNNNNNNNNNNNNNNNNNNNNNNNNNNNNNNNNNNNNNNNNNNNNNNNNNNNNNNNNNNNNNNNNNNNNNNNNNNNNNNNNNNNNNNNNNNNNNNNNNNNNNNNNNNNNNNNNNNNNNNNNNNNNNNNNNNNNNNNNNNNNNNNNNNNNNNNNNNNNNNNNNNNNNNNNNNNNNNNNNNNNNNNNNNNNNNNNNNNNNNNNNNNNNNNNNNNNNNNNNNNNNNNNNNNNNNNNNNNNNNNNNNNNNNNNNNNNNNNNNNNNNNNNNNNNNNNNNNNNNNNNNNNNNNNNNNNNNNNNNNNNNNNNNNNNNNNNNNNNNNNNNNNNNNNNNNNNNNNNNNNNNNNNNNAGAGATATAAATATCTAGGGCCTTTCCgatttttagaaagagagagaaaggggaaggGGCCGATCCGCTATGCCGTGTGCCAAAACAATATGTTTGTGCACGGATGCCTGCACTGTAAATTTTTGTCGCATTCAACGTGCGTCTGGGACATTTGGACATTCGtgttattattttgtatagTTCAACAAGCGTGCAGTGAACTGGACGCAAATAATAGTTTGTGAGTAATTTGAAGTTTGTTGTTTCCATCACGCAAGGGACACTAGTAGCAAGTATgtcatataatatattatattaatatacgTATATATGAATTATATATTTGTGTACGTGCAAATTCGACGTAATAATATAATTGttacttttaaattaaagaaGATTTTGTAAATCACATTTATTCaagaaagtttaaaaattaataaaaatttataaattatatgttatatttattagaaaatatctataatatcaaatttaaattttaatataaaatatatggatagatttgatatcaaaaattaaaaattaaatttaattcacgattgaaactcaaatttaaattttaatgtagaaTGAACGGATAGAAGTgctttttttaacagattgatcataaccgtttatttttatttttaaatatttttaaccaattaaTCATACTTGTTAGTAAAATTAAAGTTATAGATAAGTATAActgttttttttaacaaattagtcATAatcgttcgttcttatttgagataattttttacaaattgatcataaatttgtacattatattaattcaaaaatatgatttataaatttatcaaccaatctatcttttaaataatttttattgtaatatattgatagtcccaaaattttaaattgtaaattacttttaaattttgaattgaaatatagatttacagtagatattctggtaaaatttggataagtataatttttttctattttagagataaaaaaattaaataattttttaattaaaatataaattcatagTAGATATCTTTgggttggcaaaaatttggataagtatatttttttctattttagggataaacagaaattaaaaatttgtttcattacgttatttattttacgtacgGAAAAAGGAATCAATATTTTTTCCGctaaaaaatgggtctgtcgacagacctaaatttaaaatacgtgcttttatatatagtatagatatagataaaagATATATGGATCAACCCAACGGCCACCAATTAAAATGCTGCTACTTTAATTTACTAATAAATATAGGGGTGTTAGAACAATAAGTTGCACTGTACGTGAATGGACATAACACGTTGCAGTAATTAGGGTTGGTATCCCCCTGGACGGGCACAGTACGAGTGAGTCATTAAACTCGATATTAAAggatatattctatatatagttCAGTCATGtcagataatatatatatttttaaggagaaacttcaaatatcccatatagtttcgtactttctcattttagtaccctatggtttaaagtatatcaagttagtatctatgatttcgtactttttcactttagtacctgtggtttcaagtatatcaagttagtgccatgtggtttcgcactttctcactttagtaccctgtggtttaatatttcggtAAATTATATATcccaaaatagataataaaaagataaaatgaaaCCCACAGGATACTAagttgatacaaaaataaaatcacggggtactaacttgatacacttgaaaacATATAGTACtatagtgagaaagtgcaaaattacAGGGTGCTAAAtggatacactttaaactatagggtactaaagtgagaaagtgcgaaaccacacttagctggaaatgtgaatcaactaggattcgaacttgggtctcaggtaccaaccatcaagccatttgccacttgctttatgGACGGTCGGtgtgatagaaaatatttttgctttgACATTTTCATGGGACTTCACATATGtacttttatacatttttaccggGCCTCTCTatcccttctctttttttctcactGTATATCCATCTTCTGTTTGACTCTAATTGgatttaatcttattttaaaagattagaaatagTGCATAATCACTTTAAAGAGTATTATCAAAAGGATATTGCATGGTAACTACATATGAATCAGATTTAGATGGAAggcgaaaattattttctactagaactaaaattttagagttaTATAAAcctttataattaatattttagattataagCTTCCTTGAAAATATCCTAGATTAGAGGAAAACGTGGAGAGCTTCTAAGAGAGAGTTTTTTGTAATccaatctattttttttgtattttttgtgcCGTGAATTAGTGGAAGAAAATATTGCAATGGTCTTACCCGTGGACGTAGGTCAACTCATGGTTGACCGAACTACGTAAATCTTGTGTTTTTGTGCTCTCTTGTTTTCTTTATTGTTTTGTTATTCTCGTGCTTGTTTTCTACGATCATACTCGTATGTCGTGTGCGTTTAAGGTGTGCTTGGTAAGCTCGCGACCCGTCCCTTTCATCTCCATCTCTACTTGTCTCCTCCCCTCTCTCGGCTCCATTGAATAGGTTCGAAACCACAAcacaccataaaaaaaaaaaggttatgaaCCCATCGTAAGCGGCGGCAACAACAGTGACTGCATGCGTAGAGTATGGAATAGTAGAGACCCAatccccaaaaaataaaaatgaaaaatagagaaagtaaaaaaaaaaaaaaaaccaaaagtaGAAAAAGAGAGTAAAGAGCGGGAAATTGTAGAAGAGTAGGAAAAAGAGAGTGAAAATTAAAGGACGGATTGGATTTGaggatatggattttttttttttttttactttctcttgattttgataagaaataaatatattcaaatcTTCTCTTTTGATTTCTATCCTCTGTTCTTCTTAATTTGGAGCGTCTAAAatttgaggggaaaaaaagaattaataatgaaatataagTGCATAAGTGGTAAAACTTTAATTTGGAttcatttcaaaaattatatttgagacatctatctgaaaaaaaaataggcccataattataaaaaacataatattaTCATCAATCCATTATAGAAACGGAAAAAAAAGGCTGAACAGGACAAAAACAAAAGTACAAATTTTATCCATCACAACCCTTTCTCATGGCTTCGCTACGGTCGACAAAAAAGTAGGTTcaactaactaattaaataatgtACATTGTCCAATACAATAATATACAGTTTGTGATAAACTACATCACATAAATCAAATTTCGTAGTATTattgatttgttttatttatttattttacttatttttatcGTGTTCATTTCTGTCTCTTTTTGATCTTCAaactatatatagaatatatattatatattataatatatattatatatataatattttagaatatattattgaaataaataataagaagaTATGTCCGAAgataatttgaatatt is a window encoding:
- the LOC109705137 gene encoding acyl transferase 1-like, yielding MAPYNSLTFTARRSEAVLLAPAKPTPYELKPLSDIDDQRGLRFYRSGILFCRINPAHSDLDPAAITKRALAEALVYYYPLAGRLRAGPGDKLIVECTGEGAVFVEANADVRLDDFGPALSPPIPCSDQLLCEPESTSSDVVDRPLVYFQ